In Littorina saxatilis isolate snail1 unplaced genomic scaffold, US_GU_Lsax_2.0 scaffold_2856, whole genome shotgun sequence, one DNA window encodes the following:
- the LOC138957112 gene encoding uncharacterized protein, whose translation MTDRGRLRTVLALTEETLELALARSWSSKLPPLLYRMWLVIAKRVAIKVFMDDPDFQALSNDFIRMHLFDAYLVDNLHGNSLNIHNDPRDDVILIHGYARDAFTRQPFRGPSYIPRTCFQLQLLPEEGLYPLVLIVPVEPLEMDEYEIHPTRRGSNIDHDVLASGSIEALKLEELFRATHQTEDHGPISPQSTMDRRQFMQTGNGYSSESSSDDPSCVSTTTYTHIIPEMQNEQEIIVQPPHNPVNP comes from the exons ATGACCGATCGAGGTCGTTTGCGTACT GTTCTGGCGCTGACGGAAGAGACACTGGAGTTAGCCTTGGCGCGGTCGTGGAGCAGCAAGCTGCCTCCTCTTCTCTACCGCATGTGGCTGGTCATCGCCAAGCGAGTGGCCATCAAGGTCTTCATGGACGATCCAGACTTCCAG GCACTGAGTAACGACTTCATACGAATGCATTTATTCGACGCCTACCTGGTGGACAATCTACATGGAAACTCTCTCAACATCCACAATGACCCTCGGGATGACGTCATTCTTATACACG GTTATGCCCGAGACGCTTTCACCAGGCAACCTTTCCGAGGACCAAGCTACATCCCAAGGACCTGCTTCCAGCTACAATTATTG CCCGAGGAAGGGCTGTACCCGCTGGTGCTGATCGTGCCTGTCGAGCCCCTGGAGATGGACGAGTACGAAATACACCCGACCAGGCGGGGCAGCAACATCGACCACGACGTCCTGGCGTCGGGGTCCATAGAGGCGCTCAAGCTGGAGGAACTGTTCCGCGCCACTCACCAAACTGAAGACCACGGTCCCATTAGCCCG CAAAGTACTATGGACAGGCGGCAATTCATGCAAACCGGCAACGGCTACAGCAGCGAAAGTTCTTCAGATGACCCCAGTTGTGTTTCCACCACCACCtacacaca